TTGAGGATGATAACTGCCTGTAAGCCCCGCCCTGATGCGCCCTTTCACACAATTGAACCCGGCGTAGTGCAACTGCGGTCGCGTAGCAACGCCTAACATACACCCGAAATACTTCACGGGCCGGTATTCCAGCACACCAACGGCTACAGGTGCTGCAGTCCCCTCCTTTCTTAATTCCATGCTAAGAGAACAGTGGACAGATGCGTCATAAGTAATACCTGCCGTACCAACCACCGGCATCCAATTACCTGCAGGATAAAACACGTGAAAACCAGCCCGCACATGTTCGGCCAAACGACATAACAAGCCTCCATTCACGGCCATCGCACCCTGCCGCTCATATCCCTGCGCACGCCTGGAAGCATAACTGAATCCCAGCCCCACATTGACCTGATCTCCCAGCGGCCGCCCATATGCCAATTTATAATATTGCTCCGCGTACAGGCGTCCGCCGGAACCGGCGATCACGCCTCCAAAAGCCCCGCCCATCGTGGGCACAACGGCTGCTACCGACCAGGCACTCAGTTCCTTCATCATAAATTGTCGCCATGATTGAACGCCCAGCAAGGGTTGTTTTACCTGTGATAACACGGCGGGCCGCGCCACGATACTAAAGGGCCAGGCAGCAGATTTCCCATAAGCTGGCATAACAGAATGGCCCGCAAAAAATTGCGCGACAAGCGATCGCCCGCATGCGAGGCATACGAACAACAATAAGATCTTCTTCATCAGAAAATAAAGCGGTAAGATTTATGCAGTGGCTGGCTGCGGGTTAAAAACGATGCGTGGGAATGGGAAACAAACGCACTTATAAAATGTCTTCGCGGCTAAACTGGAGAGGTGTTGATTAGGTTAACAACAAGGTAGGAATAAATCAATTAACAAAAAAAACTAAAAAAGACCGAACAGCTCAGAGTCAATACGGGAGATGATTTCGCCCAGGTGCTCTTCGTTCTCCGGAAATTTATTCTTATCAACATCAATAATCAATAACGGACCTTCTTTATACTTTTCGATCCAGCCGTTATAATATTCGTTGAGCCGTTTCAGGTAGTCGAGACGAATGTTTTCTTCGTACTCGCGGCCACGCTTTTGAATTTGCGCTACGAGCGTCGGTACAGAAGCCTGGAGGTAAATCAGCAAATCCGGCGGCTTTACCATGCCTTTCAGCGTTTCGAAAAAATTGAAGTAGTTGTCGAAGTCCCGCTTCGTCATCAACCCCATTTCATAAAGGTTAGGCGCAAAGATGTGCGCATCTTCATAAATCGTGCGGTCCTGTATTACCACATCTTTACCCTGCTGAATACCCACCAGCTGTTTAATACGGCTGTGCAGGAAATAGATCTGCAGGTTAAAAGACCAGCGAGGCATGTCTTCATAAAAATCGTTGAGGTACGGGTTATGTTCCACGTCCTCAAATTGAGCGGTCCACCGATAATGCTTCGCCAGCATTTCTGTGAGTGTAGTTTTACCGGCGCCTATATTACCGGCAATGGCGATGTGCCTGATCTTATTCTTTGCCATGCAGCTGGGGGGATATAATGATTACTGGTTCTCCTGATTAATAATAGTGAATGCCGATCAGCTTACGCGCTTCCCGGATGGTTTTGTTCGCGCTCTCACGGGCTTTTTCAGCACCTTCCTTCAGCACCTTCTGCAGGTAAGCACTATCCTCCTGGATCGACTTCGCTTTTTCACGAATGGGTGCGATGAAATTCACCATGTCTTCGCCCATTTGTTTTTTCATATCACCATAACGTATAGAAGCCCCATTATATGCGCCTTCAAAGAATTTTACCGTATCAGGTGCAGAAACAAGTTTCATGAGCAGGAACAGGTTCTCGATGTAATCCGGCATAGGGGTGCCCGGCTCTGTTGGACCACTGTCGGTCTTAGCCTTCATCACCTTTTTACGGATCTGGTCATCGGAATCGGCCAGGTAGAGGGTCGACATTTCGTTTTCACTCTTACTCATTTTACCGCTGCCATCCAGGCTTGGTATCTTCACCAGGTTATCACCATAGTTGAAGGCTACCGGCTCGGGAAACAGTTCGCCATAACGGCTGTTGAAACGCTGTGCATAGTGGCGGCACATTTCCAGGTGTTGCTCCTGGTCTTTGCCCACAGGCACTTTCACTGCGCGGTGGATCAGGATATCGGCCGACATTAATACCGGGTAAGTCAGCAAACCAGCGTTTACGTTGTTCGGGTTCAGGCGCACCTTGTCTTTAAAAGTAGGCACCTTCTCCAGCTCACCCATATAGGCCAGCATGTTCAGCAACAGGTACAGCTCAGCGATTTCCGGGAGGTCACTCTGCGCATACAACACACACTTTTCCGGATCCAGGCCGGAAGCAATGTTCTCCGCCAGCACCCGGTACACGTTACCCCTCAGGTCTTTCGGATCGGGGTGCGTGGTCAGCGAATGCCAGTCTGCCACAAAGAAGTAGCAGTTAAAGTCCTCCTGCATACGCAGGAAGTTGCGGATTGCGCCAAAATAATTACCGAGGTGCAGGTAGCCGGTAGAACGGATGCCACTAACTACAATTTCTTTTCCTGTTGCCATATTGGGCCGCAAAATAGTAAAAAAGTACGAAGGCTTGGTTTTTGAACTTTCTTATGTAATTAACATTTTCCTGCATCTTTTCATAACAGGAACCTCACCGTTTATCCCTATTTTTGAGGAATAGGCATAATTGTCAATAATATTTAAATCTTTTTCTATTTATTTGATTTATGGAAGTGAATGATACATTGATTGCCCAATTGTCGAACCTTGCCAGGCTTGAGTTTTCGGAAGATGAGCGCGCGGGCATCCGCGAAGACCTGCAACGCATGATAACTTTTGTAGAGAAACTTGGCGAGCTGGACACCTCCAATGTAGCACCCTTGCTGCACATGACTTCCGACGTAAACGTGCTTCGTGAAGATGAAGTAAAACCCGTAATAACCCGCGAAGAAGGCCTTCAAAACGCCCCTTCGGCTAACGATCAATATTTTAAAGTACCCAAAGTAATTAAGAAGTAACTATGTCACAGGAAGTTATACACCTTGAAGCCATCAGGAAAAGCTACTTTATCGGCAAAAATGAATTGCCTGTACTGAAAGGCGTAACCCTGGACATTCTGAAAAATGAGTACGTAGCGCTGATGGGCCCTTCCGGCTCGGGCAAATCCACGCTGATGAACATTCTAGGCTGTCTGGACACTCCTACGGGCGGTAAATACGTACTCAGCGGCCATGACGTTAGCACTATGGAAGACGATGCCCTTGCCCGCGTACGTAACAAGGAAATCGGGTTCGTGTTCCAGCAGTTTAACCTCATGCCCCGCCTTTCTGCCCTCGAAAACGTAGCCGTACCGCTGATTTATGCCGGCATCAGCAAACGCGACCGCGATGAAAAAGCCATGATGATGCTGGAAAAGGTAGGTCTCGGTCAACGTTATAAACACAAACCGAACGAACTCTCCGGTGGTCAGTGCCAGCGCGTTGCCATTGCACGCGCCCTGGTAAACGATCCCTCTCTCATACTGGCGGATGAGCCTACCGGTAACCTGGATACCAAGACCTCCGTGGAGATCATGGAAATCTTTGGCCGCATCCACGCTGGTGGCAACACCGTTGTACTGGTAACCCACGAGGAAGACATTGCCGAACACGCCCTGCGCGTAGTACGCCTGCGTGACGGACTGATAGAGTCCGACAAGCTGAACAACCACGCTTTGGCAGGTGTTGTAAACTGATAACAGATCTTATATCAATATAAAGGGGAGCAGCGATGTTCCCTTTCTTATTTTTAGTAGGTTTGCCGGAAACGCGATTTACTATGGCCATGAAGATCTACACCAAAACAGGTGATAAAGGAAAAACGTCGCTCATCGGCGGCACCAAAGTATCCAAAAGCCACATCCGTATAGAAACTTACGGCACGGTGGATGAACTGAACTCCTACATCGGCCTGGTGAATGATCACACCACGAACCCGGACACTAAAGTCCTGCTCAAGGAAATACAGGACCGGCTGTTCACCGTGGGCGCCTCGCTGGCCTGTGACCCGGACAAGGACACGAAAATGAGCATTCCGGACCTGCACGAAACAGACATTCAACTGCTGGAAGATACGATCGATAAGATGGACAGTCAGCTTGAACCGATGAAACACTTCATCCTCCCGGGCGGTCACGTCGCCATCTCCACCTCGCACATAGCACGCTGTGTCTGCAGGCGTGCCGAAAGATTGTGCGTCGCCATGCAGGAGCAGGAAATGTTCGTAGAGCCACTCGTGCTAAAATACCTGAACCGCCTCAGCGATTACCTGTTCGTACTCTGCCGCTTTATGGCGCATGAACTGGGCGTGGCCGAAATTCCGTGGAAGCCACGGGTATAGCGGCTGCTGTTATCTTTCGACGAAATGCCGTACGTTTGCACAAATTTTATTGAACAGATGAACCTGATAGAAGAATTACGCTGGCGGGGCATGTTGCAGGACATAATGCCTGGAACGGAGGAGCAACTTAATAAAGAGATGACCTCTGCCTATATCGGCTTTGATCCTACAGCTGATTCACTGCACGTGGGCAGCCTTGTTCCCATTTTATTGCTGGTACACCTGCAGAAAGCCGGCCACAAGCCGTTTGCGCTCGTTGGTGGCGCCACCGGTATGATCGGCGACCCGTCTTTTAAAGCAGAAGAGCGTAAAATGCTCGACGAAGCAACGCTTCAGGCGAACGTGCGCGGCATCAAGGCCCAGCTCGAACGTTTCCTCGACTTCGATCCTGCTAAACCTAATGCAGCCGAAATGCTGAATAACTTTGACTGGTTCAGGGATTTCAGCTTCCTCGATTTCATCCGCGACGTGGGTAAACACATCACCGTTAACTATATGATGTCGAAGGACTCCGTGAAGAAACGCCTCGAAGGCGACAACGGTATGTCCTTTACAGAGTTCACCTACCAGCTCATCCAGGGATACGATTTCTACTGGTTGAACCAAAATAAAAACATCAAACTGCAGATGGGCGGCTCCGACCAATGGGGCAACATCGTTACCGGTACGGAAATCATCCGTCGTAAAGGCGGCGGTGAAGCATTTGCGTTTACTTGTCCGCTCGTTAAAAAGGCGGATGGTACCAAGTTCGGTAAGTCCGAAAAAGGTAACATCTGGCTCGATTCCAGCAAAACGTCACCTTTCGAGTTCTACCAGTTCTGGAAAAATGCGAACGATGATGATGCGGTTTCTTACATTAAGACCTTCACTTTCCTGACGCAGGAAGAGATTAACGCGCTGATCGCCGAACATGATATCGACCGTGCAAAACGCATATTGCAAACTCGTCTGGCTAAAGAGATCACCACTTTTATCCACGGCGAAGAAGCCTGCGCGCAGGCAGAACTGACTACACAAACGCTTTTTGGCAAAGGCCCTTCTGCCGAAGCTTTAAAAGAGATGACTGAAGAGCAACTGCTGCAGCAAATGAACGGCGTACCTCAATTAGACGTGAGTCTGGCGGACATTGAAGCAGGTAAAGATATTGTGACTTTCCTGGCAGATGCAAAAGTATTTCCCAGCAAAGGTGAAGCCCGTAAAATGATACAGGGCGGCGGTGTGAGCATGAACAACGTGAAAGTGACAGCCGTTGACCAGGCCATTACCACTGAAGTGCTGATCCATAATAAGTATATCCTTTTCCAGAAAGGAAAGAAAAATAACATATTGGTAAAAGTGGTGTAAACCAACATCCAGCTTAACTTTTAGAGCCAAAGCACCTTCCGCCGGAGGGTGCTTTTCTTTTGCAGCCGCTATTATTTGTAAATTACCCCTTCAAACCGCATGCTATGATATCCAGAAGGACCTTCCTCGGTAACTCACTGAAAAGCATTGCCCTTATAGGCATTGGCAACACCCTGCAATCTTTTTCGGCGGATGATTTTATATTACCCGCCCCGGAAGATGTGCTGTTGCGCTTTGCGTTGGTAAGCGATGGCCACTACGGACAAAAGGACACGCCTTACGGGGATACGCACCGGCAAATGGCAGACTGGCTGAATACGCTGCACACCTCCCGCAAATTGGATTTCGCAGTGGTGAACGGCGACTTATTCCACGACAATCCAGCGTTTCTGCCTGAAGTAAAAACTGCCTGGGACCGCCTCAACATGAAATATTATGTTACGCATGGCAACCACGATCAAACGCCTGAAACCAACTGGGAACAAACGTTCGGCTATGGCTGGCATCACGACTTTGCCGTAAATGACAATGCCTTCCTGATCCTCAATACCGCCGACATCGCAGGCAAATACATCTGCCCCGATCTCGACTGGACCGCCCGTAAACTGGAACAATACAAGAAACACAAACACCTCTTCGTGTTCATGCACATCACGCCATTTAAGTGGACTGATAATGGCATCGACTGCCCGGAGCTACAGGCCATGTTCAGCAAACAGGCCAACCTGCGCGCCGTATTTCATGGTCACGACCACGACCAGGATAGCGTAAAACAACATGGAAACAAACACTACTTCTTCGACGGCCACCTCGGCGGCAACTGGGGCAAACCCTATCACGGGTACCGCACGGTGGAAGTGCTGAAGAACGGTACTGTGCTCACCTGGCAGGTGAACCCGAATGAAAAAACACCTGTAAATAATACGCGGATTAAAAAGTAAGGGCATCAAAAAAGGCCACTCGGGCTGAGTGGCCTTTTTGCAAACACGGAGACTGCCCACGAAGTTTGCTTCATTTCATTCGCAAGGACGGTGATAGAAACGAACGTCCTGCACTCGTGGCTATTGCGAGCCTGGCGAAACAAACCTCTGCGCTGGTCTCCTGATTCTATTGAAGATTATACTTATGTTTATAACGATCATACAACTGCTTATGCTTGTTATCCAAACTGATCTCACGTCCCTGGATGAACGCCTGCGTTACATGATTCGTTTTCATATCAAGGATGTCGCCCTTGCTTACCACGATATTCGCGTCCTTACCCACTTCCAGCGAGCCGGTTTTATCGGCAATACCAAGGATCTTCGCCGCATTGAACGTCACCGCGCTTAAGGCTTCTTCTTTCGTAAGACCATATGCACTGGCCGTACCAGCCAGGAAGCTGAGGTTACGTTGCTGCCAGAAGCCTTCATTACTGATGCAGAACAGCACGCCCGCCTTTTGCAACTGCGCAGCAGTCTTATAAGGCTGATCCACATCGTCGTCCTGCGTTACAGGTAATGCGTGCGGTTGGCCTAAAACTACGGGCACGTTGTTCTGCTTCAGCAGATCGGTTACCAGCCAGGAGTCAGCACCACCAACAATAACAATGTCGAAGCCGAACTCTTTCGCCATATCCATCGCCACCAATATCTCCTTCACCAGGTCGCAGTGAATGAACAGTTTTTGTTGTTTGCTGAACAAACCTTTTACTGACTCGTACTTAAGATTGGTTTCCGCATGTTTATCTACCGCCAGGTAAGCTTTCGCTTCGCGGAAGAAGGCTTTCACCGTTTCGATGCGGTCGAGGGCTGCCTTTACAGGATCAGCACCACCTACAGGCAAACCGCCCGGACCGAAAGCGCTGCTGCGGCCCATGAGGCGTGGCATATAAAAATGCAGGCCATTGTCAGTCTTGTAAGCGGCATCTTCCCAGTTCCAGGCGTCGAGCTGCACCACCGACGAGCTGCCGGTAATAAGTCCGCCCTGCGGCACCGTTTGCGCCAGCAGAATGCCATTGGAGCGAAGCGTATTGATCACTTTGGAGTCGGTGTTGTAAGATATCAGCGAACGGATCGAAGGATTGATCACGCCTACCTCGTCGTAGTCGTTGGTAGAACGAACTGCTTCCACCTCGGTAAGTCCCAGGTTACTGTCTGGCACGATCACGCCGGGAAAAATGTGCTGACCTTTAACGTCGAACACCTTTACATCTCCTTGCGGGATAGGCACATTCGCGCCCACGGCAATGATTTTCCCGTTTTCAAAAGCGATGGTGCCATCCTGTACTACCTGGCCGTTGCCCACGTGAATGGTGGCATGCGTAAGGTAGATGCGGCCTTTCTGGGCCGGGGCTGGGTATACCGTTTCCTGCGCTTTCAGTTGGCCGGCAGCAAGGGTAAGCCCCATGATATATATAAATACTTTTTTCATTGGTCTTGTTTTTTGCGTTTACAATTCGGCGTGACTATCGCTCAGGATGTGGTGTACGTGGCCGGCCTGGAGGTCTTCGCAATGATAGATCTCTTCGCGGGTAGGCACCGGGCGCGTAGTGGGCGCACCTTTCTTTTTATCGCCGAGCATTTTACCGATCAGGCGGGCGCGCTCTTCCGCAATACGTTTGCGGAGTTCCAGGTCTTGCTCGCGATCGAAGTATACAATACCGTCCACAATGGTTTTCTCTGCCTTCGCGTACACGCTCAGCGGATGCTCATTCCAAAGTACAAGGTCTGCATCTTTACCTGCTTTAATGCTACCAGTTTTGTCGGCCACATGCAGCAGTTTAGCCGGATTGAGCGTTACCATTTTCAGCGCGTCCTGCTCGTCCATATCGCCGTAAGTAATACTTTTTGCAGCTTCGTGGTTCAGGCGGCGGGCCATTTCGGCATCGTCGGAGTTGATGGCAGTAAGTACGCCTACACGCTGCATGATGTTCGCATTGTAAGGGATCGCATCCTGCACTTCCATTTTATACGCCCACCAATCGGCGAACGTAGAACCACCGGCACCATGCTCCTTCATTTTGTCGGCTACCTTATAACCTTCGAGAATGTGGGTAAAAGTATTCACTTTAAAACCGAAGCGGTCCGCTGTTTTGAGCAGCATGTTTATTTCACTCTGTACGTAAGAGTGACAGGTGATGAAACGTTTTTTATTGAGGATTTCCACCAGCGCATCCAGCTCCAGGTCGCGACGTTTGCCTGCGCCCTCTTTCTCATAATCTTTCGCACGGGTAAACGCATCTGCCAATACCTGCTCCACGCCCATACGGGTTTGCGGGAAACGGGTACGTTGGTTCTCGCCCCAGTTGGCTTGCTTTACGTTCTCACCTAAAGCAAATTTGATGAACTGATCCGATCCTGCGAATTTGAGGTCTTCTGCATTGGCACCCCAGCGCAGTTTGATCAGCTGTGACTGTCCGCCGATGGTATTGGCAGAACCGTGCAACAGGTGGGACGATGTTACGCCACCGCTCAGCTGCCTGTAAATATTCACATCATCCGGGTTCACCACATCGGCTATACGTACTTCCGCCGTAACAGATTGCGTGCCCTCATTCACCCCGCGGGAAATCGCGATATGCGAGTGTTCGTCGATGATGCCGGCAGTCAGGTGTTTGCCCGTACCGTCGATCACCCTCGCGCCTGCGGCGCTCAGGCCTTTACCCACTTGTGCAATCTTACCGCCGCGTACCAGCACGTCCGCATTTTCCAGTTTACCCTCTTTCTCGTTCGTCCAAACAGTGGCGTTTTTGATCAGGATCACTTCCTGCTTAGGTGCGGTTTCCCAACCATACCCCACAAACGGGTAATATACATTACCCAGTTGCGGCGCATCTTTCTTCTTCACCGAATCGCTTTTCACCTCGAATGGTTTGGAAAGAGCGGCCGTCCAGGTGATAGCGTTGCTGTTCGT
This genomic interval from Chitinophaga horti contains the following:
- a CDS encoding deoxynucleoside kinase; the protein is MAKNKIRHIAIAGNIGAGKTTLTEMLAKHYRWTAQFEDVEHNPYLNDFYEDMPRWSFNLQIYFLHSRIKQLVGIQQGKDVVIQDRTIYEDAHIFAPNLYEMGLMTKRDFDNYFNFFETLKGMVKPPDLLIYLQASVPTLVAQIQKRGREYEENIRLDYLKRLNEYYNGWIEKYKEGPLLIIDVDKNKFPENEEHLGEIISRIDSELFGLF
- the trpS gene encoding tryptophan--tRNA ligase, producing the protein MATGKEIVVSGIRSTGYLHLGNYFGAIRNFLRMQEDFNCYFFVADWHSLTTHPDPKDLRGNVYRVLAENIASGLDPEKCVLYAQSDLPEIAELYLLLNMLAYMGELEKVPTFKDKVRLNPNNVNAGLLTYPVLMSADILIHRAVKVPVGKDQEQHLEMCRHYAQRFNSRYGELFPEPVAFNYGDNLVKIPSLDGSGKMSKSENEMSTLYLADSDDQIRKKVMKAKTDSGPTEPGTPMPDYIENLFLLMKLVSAPDTVKFFEGAYNGASIRYGDMKKQMGEDMVNFIAPIREKAKSIQEDSAYLQKVLKEGAEKARESANKTIREARKLIGIHYY
- the gatC gene encoding Asp-tRNA(Asn)/Glu-tRNA(Gln) amidotransferase subunit GatC, whose protein sequence is MEVNDTLIAQLSNLARLEFSEDERAGIREDLQRMITFVEKLGELDTSNVAPLLHMTSDVNVLREDEVKPVITREEGLQNAPSANDQYFKVPKVIKK
- a CDS encoding ABC transporter ATP-binding protein, which gives rise to MSQEVIHLEAIRKSYFIGKNELPVLKGVTLDILKNEYVALMGPSGSGKSTLMNILGCLDTPTGGKYVLSGHDVSTMEDDALARVRNKEIGFVFQQFNLMPRLSALENVAVPLIYAGISKRDRDEKAMMMLEKVGLGQRYKHKPNELSGGQCQRVAIARALVNDPSLILADEPTGNLDTKTSVEIMEIFGRIHAGGNTVVLVTHEEDIAEHALRVVRLRDGLIESDKLNNHALAGVVN
- a CDS encoding cob(I)yrinic acid a,c-diamide adenosyltransferase; translated protein: MAMKIYTKTGDKGKTSLIGGTKVSKSHIRIETYGTVDELNSYIGLVNDHTTNPDTKVLLKEIQDRLFTVGASLACDPDKDTKMSIPDLHETDIQLLEDTIDKMDSQLEPMKHFILPGGHVAISTSHIARCVCRRAERLCVAMQEQEMFVEPLVLKYLNRLSDYLFVLCRFMAHELGVAEIPWKPRV
- the tyrS gene encoding tyrosine--tRNA ligase, which codes for MNLIEELRWRGMLQDIMPGTEEQLNKEMTSAYIGFDPTADSLHVGSLVPILLLVHLQKAGHKPFALVGGATGMIGDPSFKAEERKMLDEATLQANVRGIKAQLERFLDFDPAKPNAAEMLNNFDWFRDFSFLDFIRDVGKHITVNYMMSKDSVKKRLEGDNGMSFTEFTYQLIQGYDFYWLNQNKNIKLQMGGSDQWGNIVTGTEIIRRKGGGEAFAFTCPLVKKADGTKFGKSEKGNIWLDSSKTSPFEFYQFWKNANDDDAVSYIKTFTFLTQEEINALIAEHDIDRAKRILQTRLAKEITTFIHGEEACAQAELTTQTLFGKGPSAEALKEMTEEQLLQQMNGVPQLDVSLADIEAGKDIVTFLADAKVFPSKGEARKMIQGGGVSMNNVKVTAVDQAITTEVLIHNKYILFQKGKKNNILVKVV
- a CDS encoding metallophosphoesterase family protein; translated protein: MISRRTFLGNSLKSIALIGIGNTLQSFSADDFILPAPEDVLLRFALVSDGHYGQKDTPYGDTHRQMADWLNTLHTSRKLDFAVVNGDLFHDNPAFLPEVKTAWDRLNMKYYVTHGNHDQTPETNWEQTFGYGWHHDFAVNDNAFLILNTADIAGKYICPDLDWTARKLEQYKKHKHLFVFMHITPFKWTDNGIDCPELQAMFSKQANLRAVFHGHDHDQDSVKQHGNKHYFFDGHLGGNWGKPYHGYRTVEVLKNGTVLTWQVNPNEKTPVNNTRIKK
- a CDS encoding amidohydrolase family protein, whose amino-acid sequence is MKKVFIYIMGLTLAAGQLKAQETVYPAPAQKGRIYLTHATIHVGNGQVVQDGTIAFENGKIIAVGANVPIPQGDVKVFDVKGQHIFPGVIVPDSNLGLTEVEAVRSTNDYDEVGVINPSIRSLISYNTDSKVINTLRSNGILLAQTVPQGGLITGSSSVVQLDAWNWEDAAYKTDNGLHFYMPRLMGRSSAFGPGGLPVGGADPVKAALDRIETVKAFFREAKAYLAVDKHAETNLKYESVKGLFSKQQKLFIHCDLVKEILVAMDMAKEFGFDIVIVGGADSWLVTDLLKQNNVPVVLGQPHALPVTQDDDVDQPYKTAAQLQKAGVLFCISNEGFWQQRNLSFLAGTASAYGLTKEEALSAVTFNAAKILGIADKTGSLEVGKDANIVVSKGDILDMKTNHVTQAFIQGREISLDNKHKQLYDRYKHKYNLQ